The region AATCTAACTTTTCCATATCTTTTAACGAGACaatattatctttttttctttttggcaaaAGCTCAAATATACATCAAACTATcgaaaatgactcatttatgtcactcatcaatagtttgattCATTTATATTATTAAACTAtcgaaaataatttatttatgtcaaccatcaatagtttgactcatttataaCATTGCCTAATatcaaaataattcatacatttttcattaacgctgATTTTATAATACCAAATATGACATGTGGCCTCCATTTTTTCCGATCAGGTTGACCACGGATATATTTCCTTTCTAAAACACTAATTGAAATACTTCCCCAAATCTAAAAGTAGAGAAAGAAGCTGTTCTACTTTGACCGGAAAATTGGATTCCGGTGACTTTGCTTTTGTCCTCTATGTGATTGTCTATCTCATCTATGGAAGCTCTTTAAATTACGGACgagtgtatgtgtgtgtgtgtgttctggatatttataattgaaaaaaaaaaaaccaccatCAATGCGCAGCTTTTAAGCTGTcatggatatggaaaagaagaagaaatagggaaagaaggaagaagggaaaaggaggaggagaatagaatttaaaaaaatgaacaattttttattaaaaaaaatggtgttATACACGTGTTTGGGGCGTGTATAATACTCATGTAGGTAAATTTGGGATTGTTCTGGGAAGgggtaattaatttaatttcaaacaaGAATAAGGGGTACATAAATGTCCGCAAAGTTGTAGTGCTAAACTAAGTTTCCGGAATAAGTTTGAGGGAAATTTTATGTCTTTTCTCAATATCAAAATAGTATCCTTTttgaaataaactaaaaagtaaagtAGGACAGAAATTAAAACACAGCGAGTAGTTTAACACCCcctcttttttatttgtttatctgATTTTGACATGATACGGAatttaaaaaagtaaagaaaactatttaattttgcggtcttaaattaaaaatatataaaatgtacCGAAATGCTCTTGAATCTTACGATCATAAACATGTCATGCATGTGGAAAGTTGAACGTAAAGagttgcccaaaaaaaaaaaagacattctttttggagaggactaaaaagaaaattaagacaaataaattgaaatggagatcaataaaaaagcaaaaacatatattgattatttatttattttcttatcttcTGCAAGATAAGCCTATATAAGGACATACTAGCCCCAGTAGCTCTCACATATAtcaaaaaacacataaaattgTAAGGTGCCTCTCTCTCAAAAATCTGTCTGAAAATGGCACACTCCATGCGCTTCTTTGCTAGTGTGTTACTTCTAGCATTGCTTGTCATGGCCACTGGttcgtcttcttcttccttatatttttttaattaaaaataaataaattaagtaTTCGATATAAAGAAAGCTTTTGAATGATTGTGTAACATGTCAAAAAtattcttttgaattttgaggtCTTACACATGTTATGTAAAGACATAATTCTTATAAGTGGCATCTATTAGGATCTATAATCAGAGAATGTTGGAATAAAAAACTAATTagactaaatataaaaatgtgaaaTTATCTTCGCAAcagattaaaagaaaaagtaagaCGCATCAATTGAAACAGAGagactatatacatatatactttgcGAGAatactgatatatatatatatatatattgaagcgGAAGGGGTTCATCTGAACACCTTTGACGaaaatcatactattatttatACAAGGTCAATTTTTTAAACAGTATACACTTGGCATCCATTAACTTAAAATCTTGAATCCACGTTTTCTCTAACATGGATGTATATGGACTTACTAACTAACATTGAGGTATATTTACAGAGATGGGACCAATGAGAATTGCAGAGGCAAGACATTGCGAGTCGCAGAGCCATCGTTTCAAGGGCGTATGTGCGAGCGAGAAGAACTGTGCCTCAGTTTGCGAGACTGAAGGATTTTCCGGTGGTGACTGCCGTGGACTCCGCCGCCGTTGCTTCTGCACAAGGCCATGCTAAGAGTAGTATTCATGATATGTAAAGAAGAAGTTTGAGAGTAACTCTTTGAATAAATTACACTATGATTGTTCAAAGTTTGTGCTAGTTTTGTTTCTTAAGCTAGTTGTGATCTTTGATTGTATGCAATTATGGTGTGGTAGACTCGTAAtttatgtggtgtatttctTGTTTTCTGCAACATTATGGATAATTACCTTCTTTTCTGCAGTGGTCTTGTGTAGGAATAGATCTCGattcttatatttttatataactaAAAGGATGAGTAAAGGTTGGACACTTTAAACTTgtcaataaattttatttagatacatactcgatatatatatatatattttatatatatatatatatatatatcttgaacACCTGAATACATGATAAAGTTAGTATTTCTATTAGACACTTCTGACTCATAATTTGAAAAAGTTTATGTGTTCTTAAATTTCAATTATGCAGATAAGTTAatcaaacaaaatatatatactatatgtttTCTCCTTTAATTATGCCAGTCAAGATCAATTGGAACAAGCATGAGTTTTACGGCTTATTGGGGGttaatgtgtataattaaaggaatAAATAAATAGGCATATTTTAAGTGTTAACTAATCTATGTAATGGACGTTCGATAACACACACATAAGCTCTTCCAAATTTTTGCTAATAAAAACATATTAT is a window of Lycium ferocissimum isolate CSIRO_LF1 chromosome 12, AGI_CSIRO_Lferr_CH_V1, whole genome shotgun sequence DNA encoding:
- the LOC132040330 gene encoding defensin-like protein P322; this translates as MAHSMRFFASVLLLALLVMATEMGPMRIAEARHCESQSHRFKGVCASEKNCASVCETEGFSGGDCRGLRRRCFCTRPC